The Thermococcus thermotolerans genome contains a region encoding:
- the hisG gene encoding ATP phosphoribosyltransferase produces the protein MRFVLPKGRLLQGSLEVLRRAGIELRVPAERRLIERVGSYEVLLARAFDVPVYVEYGIDVGISGSDVVEERGSDVLIPLELPFGKCRLSIAMPADKAVEPEEMDGYRIATKYPRITRRFFEGLDVEVEILKLHGSIELAPKIGIADAIVDIVETGNTLRANGLVEVRKIMDVSALLLVNRIAQKTKFEEINELVFAIKEVIRDGF, from the coding sequence ATAAGGTTCGTCCTCCCCAAGGGGAGGCTCCTCCAGGGCTCACTGGAAGTCCTAAGGAGGGCAGGAATCGAGCTGAGAGTCCCGGCCGAGCGGAGGCTCATCGAGAGGGTGGGCAGCTACGAGGTTCTCCTTGCGAGGGCCTTTGACGTTCCTGTTTACGTCGAGTACGGGATAGACGTTGGAATCTCAGGGAGCGATGTCGTGGAGGAGCGCGGGAGCGACGTCCTCATACCCCTCGAACTGCCCTTCGGGAAGTGCAGGCTCAGCATAGCCATGCCGGCCGATAAGGCCGTGGAGCCCGAGGAGATGGATGGTTACAGGATAGCCACCAAGTACCCCAGGATAACGAGGCGCTTCTTCGAGGGGCTCGACGTAGAGGTGGAAATCCTGAAGCTCCACGGGAGCATCGAGCTGGCGCCAAAGATAGGGATAGCCGACGCGATAGTGGACATCGTCGAGACCGGAAACACGCTCCGCGCCAACGGCCTCGTCGAGGTCAGGAAGATAATGGACGTCTCCGCCCTGCTCCTCGTCAACAGGATAGCCCAGAAGACGAAGTTTGAGGAGATAAACGAGCTTGTTTTTGCCATAAAGGAGGTGATCAGGGATGGATTTTGA